A genomic segment from Paenibacillus sp. encodes:
- a CDS encoding sensor histidine kinase, with the protein MRWILKFQKLGIATKQFIYLFSVTLTMFLLLAWNNLNEAERLLKERATTDAELLVARTNQFIDASLDNVENMLLLLSSRHELLEPGSEEAAVRTLQDYANYNSSVARTLYFVRTDGRVLSNSQTIYEIIGNPHLHSLYKQALGNYGAIRVSEPYRSPLSGHTLAYMMPVTDRAKQLKGVVIAEIDLDLLAARIAPLIYKSYALISADGNVINRIDPSEKLLPVKPRTYPPELEPDFVERLPELKVGVDSLRIGGDTLVVVKSGKNRLGWSLIAFIPEDSFYKDLQPLYENYRAASIAWAMILLFSAYMLSRSFTKPIRRLVEKMDRLSDVQVVSKLSETRQDEIGRLARSYNAMLERIHNLLQETKRAEEQKKEYELKMLRSQIAPHFLYNTLACISSLAKQQQIAEVRQTIRSLVGLLTFSFDKQSEFVTLAEELEGLRMYMQIQQVRYGERYAYAVDVDPSLLNCRMLKLTLQPLVENALFHGIAPKGGGTVTVKAKAEKGRLRLYVRDDGAGMDRTAIRSALRQQAAEPSKHRFTGIGLSNVHERIRIHFGEPHGLKVASRKGAGTVVRIDVPLEAYVPE; encoded by the coding sequence ATGAGATGGATCCTGAAGTTCCAAAAGCTCGGCATCGCGACGAAGCAATTCATCTATTTGTTTTCCGTCACGCTGACGATGTTTTTGCTGCTCGCTTGGAACAACTTGAACGAAGCGGAACGGCTTCTGAAGGAGCGGGCGACGACCGACGCGGAGCTGCTCGTGGCCCGCACGAATCAATTCATCGACGCGAGCCTCGACAACGTCGAGAATATGCTCCTGCTGCTGTCTTCCCGCCACGAGCTGCTGGAGCCCGGCAGCGAGGAGGCGGCCGTCCGCACGCTGCAGGACTACGCCAATTACAATAGCTCCGTCGCGAGAACGCTGTATTTCGTCCGTACCGACGGACGAGTCCTCTCCAATTCGCAAACGATTTACGAAATCATCGGCAATCCGCATTTGCACTCCTTGTATAAGCAAGCGCTCGGCAACTACGGCGCCATCCGGGTGAGCGAACCGTACCGTTCCCCCTTGTCGGGTCATACGCTCGCCTATATGATGCCGGTGACGGATCGGGCTAAGCAGCTGAAGGGCGTCGTCATCGCGGAAATCGATCTCGACCTGCTCGCCGCCCGCATCGCGCCGCTCATCTACAAGTCATACGCGCTCATTTCGGCAGACGGCAACGTCATCAACCGGATCGATCCGTCCGAGAAGCTGCTTCCCGTCAAACCGAGAACGTATCCGCCCGAGCTTGAGCCGGATTTCGTCGAGAGGCTGCCGGAGCTCAAGGTCGGGGTCGACAGTCTGCGGATCGGCGGCGATACGCTCGTCGTCGTCAAATCGGGCAAAAACCGGCTCGGCTGGTCCTTGATCGCATTCATCCCCGAGGATTCGTTTTACAAAGATTTGCAGCCATTGTACGAAAACTACCGCGCGGCCTCGATCGCCTGGGCGATGATCCTGCTGTTCAGCGCCTACATGCTGTCCCGTTCGTTCACGAAGCCGATCCGCCGGCTCGTCGAGAAAATGGATCGGTTGAGCGACGTGCAGGTCGTCTCCAAACTGTCCGAAACACGGCAGGACGAAATCGGACGGCTCGCGCGAAGTTACAATGCGATGCTCGAGCGTATCCATAATTTGCTCCAGGAAACGAAGCGGGCGGAGGAGCAGAAGAAAGAGTACGAGCTGAAAATGCTGCGCAGCCAAATCGCGCCGCATTTTCTGTACAATACGCTCGCCTGCATCAGCAGCCTCGCCAAGCAGCAGCAAATCGCCGAAGTGCGGCAGACGATTCGTTCGCTCGTCGGTCTGCTGACGTTCAGCTTCGACAAGCAATCGGAGTTCGTCACGCTGGCGGAGGAGCTGGAGGGACTGCGCATGTACATGCAAATACAACAGGTACGCTACGGAGAGAGGTATGCGTACGCCGTCGACGTCGACCCGTCGCTGCTAAACTGCCGCATGCTGAAGCTGACGCTGCAGCCGCTCGTGGAGAATGCGCTGTTCCACGGCATCGCGCCGAAAGGCGGCGGCACGGTGACGGTAAAAGCGAAGGCGGAGAAGGGGAGGCTGCGGCTGTACGTGCGGGATGACGGCGCCGGGATGGACCGGACGGCCATCCGTTCCGCCCTGCGGCAGCAAGCGGCCGAACCGTCCAAGCACCGGTTTACCGGCATCGGTCTCTCCAACGTGCATGAGCGCATCCGCATCCATTTCGGCGAACCGCACGGGCTGAAAGTCGCGAGCCGCAAGGGCGCCGGCACCGTCGTCCGCATCGATGTGCCGCTCGAGGCGTACGTGCCGGAGTAA
- a CDS encoding carbohydrate ABC transporter permease codes for MVRSLEDKVFNAVVYSILVFCALIAVFPLMYVVSVSVTPFGEVLRNGGFILIPREITFTAYRTLLTESNIPQAFQVTVFITVVGTAINLVLTALMAYPLSRKNLPGREWFLLMILFTLIFNGGLIPTYLTVKGVGLLDTVWAMILPNAIWSFNVLIMKSFFEGLPEELFESARMDGAKEFRILLQIVTPLSVPVILTIGLFYLVGHWNEFFQAVFYVTDRTLFPLQVVVREILMQSQQPLENADNVTPTQTMQMASVILASLPVLIVYPFIQKHFTKGMLLGSIKG; via the coding sequence ATGGTAAGAAGCCTAGAGGATAAAGTATTCAACGCCGTCGTCTACTCGATTCTTGTCTTCTGCGCGCTGATCGCCGTTTTCCCGCTTATGTACGTCGTGTCGGTGTCGGTGACGCCGTTCGGCGAAGTGCTTCGCAACGGGGGATTCATTCTGATCCCTAGAGAAATTACGTTCACGGCCTATCGGACGCTGCTGACGGAATCGAACATTCCGCAGGCGTTCCAGGTGACGGTGTTCATTACGGTCGTCGGGACCGCCATCAACTTGGTATTAACCGCCTTGATGGCGTATCCGCTCAGCCGCAAAAATTTGCCGGGCCGGGAATGGTTTTTGCTGATGATCTTGTTCACCTTGATTTTTAACGGAGGCTTGATCCCGACCTACCTGACGGTGAAAGGAGTCGGCTTGCTCGACACCGTCTGGGCGATGATCCTGCCGAATGCGATATGGAGCTTTAATGTGCTCATTATGAAAAGCTTCTTCGAAGGGCTTCCCGAAGAGCTGTTCGAATCGGCCCGCATGGACGGGGCGAAGGAGTTCCGAATTTTGCTGCAGATCGTAACGCCGCTGTCGGTTCCCGTCATATTGACGATCGGGTTGTTTTACTTGGTCGGTCACTGGAACGAATTTTTCCAAGCGGTCTTTTACGTGACGGATCGGACGTTGTTCCCGCTGCAAGTCGTCGTGAGAGAAATTTTGATGCAGAGCCAGCAGCCGCTCGAGAATGCCGACAACGTCACCCCGACCCAAACAATGCAGATGGCGTCCGTCATTCTCGCCAGCCTGCCGGTGCTCATCGTATATCCGTTCATTCAAAAGCATTTCACGAAAGGCATGCTGCTCGGCTCGATCAAAGGGTAA
- a CDS encoding ABC transporter permease — MAVVARSIRKFWPLYLMLLPGVAYYVVFRYFPMYGMIIAFKDFSIMDGIVGSGWANPWYKHFEAFYRSPYFSQLLTNTLLISLYKLVWGTIPPIVLALLLNECRVRWLKSIVQTLTYMPHFLSWVIIFGILLALFSQNGGLVNRWIVENGGESIPFLTSTDTFRSMLVGSDVWQNLGWGAIIYLAAIAGIDPTLYEAARVDGANRLRMIWHITLPGIRNVIVLLLILKLGHVMDAGFDQIYILYNIQVYPVADILDTWVYRTGLQQLNFSLASAVGLFKSLIGMVLVLAANQVAKRWGEGIW, encoded by the coding sequence ATGGCCGTGGTCGCTCGATCGATACGCAAATTTTGGCCCTTATACCTCATGCTGCTGCCGGGGGTCGCATACTACGTCGTCTTCCGTTACTTCCCGATGTACGGCATGATCATCGCGTTCAAAGACTTCTCGATCATGGACGGCATCGTCGGCAGCGGATGGGCGAACCCGTGGTACAAACATTTCGAGGCGTTTTACCGATCGCCTTATTTCAGCCAGCTGTTGACCAATACGCTGCTCATCAGTCTCTACAAGCTCGTGTGGGGGACGATCCCCCCGATCGTGCTGGCGCTGCTCCTGAACGAATGCCGCGTTCGATGGCTGAAATCGATCGTGCAGACGCTGACGTACATGCCGCACTTTTTGTCCTGGGTCATCATCTTCGGCATTCTGCTGGCATTGTTTTCCCAGAACGGGGGGCTGGTCAACCGGTGGATCGTCGAGAACGGCGGCGAATCGATTCCGTTCTTGACGTCTACGGATACGTTCCGCAGCATGCTCGTCGGCTCGGACGTCTGGCAAAATCTCGGTTGGGGCGCGATCATTTATCTCGCCGCCATCGCCGGCATCGACCCGACGCTGTACGAAGCCGCCCGGGTGGACGGCGCGAATCGGCTGCGCATGATCTGGCACATAACGCTGCCCGGCATTCGCAACGTCATCGTCCTGCTGCTGATCTTGAAGCTCGGACATGTGATGGACGCCGGTTTCGACCAAATTTACATCTTATATAACATTCAGGTGTACCCGGTCGCGGACATTCTCGACACTTGGGTGTACCGAACCGGTTTGCAGCAGCTGAATTTCAGCCTCGCATCCGCCGTCGGCTTGTTCAAATCGCTGATCGGCATGGTGCTTGTGTTAGCCGCGAACCAAGTCGCGAAGCGGTGGGGGGAAGGCATATGGTAA
- a CDS encoding extracellular solute-binding protein: MIRKKLYSLSVAVVLLASVLLTACSSGGAGAGSPANSAPAENSGGAAAPEGKKEETSNKKIKLEIIEGGNNLPSPDKDIIKQELDKALNIDLNLTVYASGDDYKNQLNVRMASGNFPDLFAVDRQQLVEFSKQGLLLDLTPYMDQLQQVQTFIGEDSVKKGMVDGKLFAISKSPQIPYNTFFIRKDWLDRLQLQVPTTIEELKAVSEAFTKNDPDGNGKKDTFGLTGGRFGAFSPIFGAFGVGDPGHFYEKDGKVVNALYDPAMRDALAFIKTLIDGGSVDPELLANAGLQHQEKAIKGQAGIIYIDWPNMTKEQFVEQIKTVNPNADWIQIEPPAGPAGANYGSWDIGATPGRYAIPKALEKDPEKLQRVFDLLNYISDPNGGSMLVQFGVEGVHYNLEGGKPVMTDKAGEVGYSWLYQFTGRPEMEYLQAKFAKQAEFIEFANDQPRIQSLNGFIDTPEGFNGADAYRFIEEELAKFIYGKRDLAEYDDFLKTLETTMNYQTYMDSSVAQLNALGFGK; encoded by the coding sequence ATGATCCGTAAGAAGCTGTATTCGCTCTCGGTCGCCGTCGTCTTGCTGGCGTCCGTTCTCTTGACGGCTTGTTCCTCCGGAGGCGCAGGCGCGGGATCGCCGGCGAACAGCGCACCGGCGGAGAACTCCGGCGGCGCCGCCGCTCCCGAAGGGAAGAAGGAAGAGACGTCGAACAAAAAAATCAAGCTGGAGATTATCGAAGGCGGCAACAACCTGCCTTCGCCCGACAAAGATATTATCAAGCAGGAGCTGGATAAGGCGCTGAACATCGATTTGAATTTGACGGTGTACGCTTCCGGGGACGATTACAAAAACCAGCTGAACGTTCGGATGGCGTCCGGCAATTTCCCGGATTTGTTCGCGGTCGACCGCCAGCAGCTGGTCGAGTTCTCGAAACAAGGTTTGCTTTTGGATCTAACGCCGTATATGGATCAGCTGCAGCAGGTGCAGACGTTCATCGGCGAGGACAGCGTGAAGAAGGGCATGGTGGACGGCAAGCTGTTCGCGATTTCGAAATCGCCGCAAATTCCGTACAACACGTTCTTTATCCGCAAAGATTGGCTCGATCGGCTGCAGCTTCAGGTGCCGACGACGATCGAAGAATTGAAAGCGGTGTCGGAGGCGTTCACGAAAAACGACCCGGACGGCAACGGCAAAAAGGACACGTTCGGCTTGACCGGAGGCAGATTCGGCGCGTTCTCGCCCATCTTCGGCGCGTTCGGCGTCGGCGATCCCGGCCATTTCTACGAGAAAGACGGCAAAGTCGTCAACGCGCTGTACGATCCGGCGATGCGCGACGCGCTCGCCTTCATCAAAACGTTGATCGACGGCGGTTCGGTCGATCCGGAGCTGCTCGCCAACGCGGGGCTGCAGCACCAAGAGAAGGCGATCAAAGGGCAGGCCGGCATCATTTATATCGATTGGCCGAACATGACCAAGGAGCAGTTCGTCGAACAAATCAAGACGGTCAATCCGAACGCGGATTGGATTCAAATCGAACCGCCGGCGGGACCGGCCGGCGCGAACTACGGTTCTTGGGACATCGGGGCGACGCCGGGGCGATACGCGATTCCGAAGGCGCTCGAGAAAGATCCGGAAAAGCTGCAGCGCGTCTTCGATCTGCTGAACTATATCAGCGACCCGAACGGCGGCTCGATGCTCGTGCAGTTCGGCGTGGAAGGCGTGCATTACAATCTGGAAGGCGGCAAGCCCGTCATGACCGACAAGGCGGGCGAGGTCGGCTATTCGTGGCTGTATCAATTTACGGGCCGGCCGGAGATGGAATACTTGCAGGCGAAGTTCGCGAAGCAGGCGGAATTTATCGAGTTCGCGAACGACCAGCCGCGCATTCAATCGCTCAACGGCTTCATCGATACGCCGGAAGGATTTAACGGCGCGGACGCGTACCGCTTCATCGAGGAGGAGCTCGCGAAATTCATATACGGCAAGCGCGATCTCGCCGAGTACGACGACTTCCTGAAGACGCTGGAGACGACGATGAATTATCAGACGTATATGGACTCTTCCGTCGCGCAGCTGAACGCGCTCGGCTTCGGCAAATGA
- a CDS encoding response regulator yields the protein MTNKPLNVLVVDDELPIRQELRAFPWDACGARWAGEAENGEEALTLCARQPPDVIVSDITMPIMDGLTFVKEVRRRYPGVQIILLTCHSDFRFAQEAIRIGALEYILKVSMDEEELLRAIAKAREAIERETDARRQEARKREARKAKALESLLRGVKGDGAAAVDGGARWETLDIGDRFPLRCVRLRIRLPADDPFAFDELLDALTAFERQQRERVGWLALPGEEFALFFPGEEPEPSVADRLIQLFSSIAEAVGSDAAGRAPVCRAWIAGVVRTREEALAKLGEQTDWIDWLFYERDDEPIVLAGSPQRPLGELSERHRKFLRVSVQRSDADPERLLRFFRTEFPAWCARERIRPDALKRWLIRWWTEWLSEREREGGAAQRHWHLPSFAAADSLEGLSADLESAVRAVQSSGARLRPEIREAKRHIKEHLHEALSLARVAEHVGLSPEYVSRLFKDETGESVNQYITRLRMEKAMELLQHSTLRVYEIAEAVGIPNYRYFASTFRNWTGIAPTDFKSGRSPEPGQDGGRP from the coding sequence ATGACGAATAAACCGCTGAACGTTCTTGTCGTGGACGATGAACTGCCGATTCGTCAAGAGCTGCGCGCGTTCCCGTGGGACGCGTGCGGCGCCCGATGGGCCGGCGAAGCGGAGAACGGCGAGGAAGCGCTGACGCTGTGCGCTCGTCAGCCGCCGGACGTCATCGTCTCCGACATTACGATGCCGATTATGGACGGCCTGACGTTCGTCAAGGAAGTGCGCCGCCGGTATCCGGGAGTTCAAATCATTTTGCTGACTTGCCACAGCGATTTCCGCTTCGCGCAGGAAGCGATCCGCATCGGGGCGTTGGAGTATATCCTGAAGGTGTCGATGGACGAGGAAGAGCTGCTGCGCGCCATCGCCAAAGCGCGCGAAGCGATCGAGCGGGAAACCGACGCGCGGCGGCAGGAAGCGAGAAAGCGGGAGGCGCGAAAAGCGAAGGCGCTCGAGTCGTTGCTGCGCGGTGTGAAGGGCGACGGCGCCGCCGCGGTTGACGGCGGGGCGCGCTGGGAGACGCTCGATATCGGCGACCGTTTCCCGTTACGCTGCGTCCGGCTGCGGATTCGCCTCCCGGCGGACGATCCGTTCGCGTTCGACGAGTTGCTTGACGCCTTGACGGCGTTCGAGCGGCAGCAGCGGGAGCGCGTCGGTTGGCTCGCCTTGCCCGGCGAGGAGTTCGCTTTGTTTTTCCCTGGAGAAGAGCCGGAACCATCCGTCGCCGACCGGCTCATCCAGCTGTTCTCCTCGATCGCGGAGGCGGTCGGGAGCGACGCCGCCGGGAGGGCGCCGGTATGCCGGGCGTGGATCGCCGGGGTCGTCCGCACGCGCGAGGAGGCGCTCGCAAAGCTCGGGGAACAGACGGACTGGATAGATTGGCTGTTTTACGAGCGAGACGACGAGCCGATCGTGCTGGCCGGTTCGCCGCAGCGGCCGCTGGGGGAGCTGTCCGAGCGGCACCGCAAATTTCTTCGCGTCTCGGTGCAACGCTCGGACGCCGACCCGGAGCGGCTGCTGAGGTTTTTCCGTACGGAGTTTCCCGCATGGTGCGCCCGCGAACGGATCCGTCCCGACGCGCTGAAACGGTGGCTCATCCGGTGGTGGACGGAATGGCTGTCGGAACGGGAACGGGAGGGAGGAGCGGCGCAGCGGCACTGGCACCTTCCGTCGTTCGCCGCGGCCGACAGCTTAGAGGGGTTGTCCGCGGATTTGGAAAGCGCCGTTCGGGCCGTGCAGAGCTCTGGAGCGAGGCTGCGTCCGGAAATTCGGGAAGCGAAGCGGCACATTAAAGAACATCTGCATGAAGCGCTGTCGCTGGCCCGCGTCGCGGAGCACGTCGGCTTAAGCCCGGAATACGTCAGCCGGCTGTTCAAAGACGAAACCGGCGAATCGGTCAATCAATATATTACGAGACTGCGAATGGAGAAGGCGATGGAGCTGCTCCAGCATTCCACGCTGCGGGTGTACGAAATCGCCGAAGCGGTCGGCATCCCGAATTACCGGTATTTCGCGTCCACGTTCCGCAATTGGACGGGAATCGCGCCGACCGATTTCAAAAGCGGCCGTTCGCCGGAACCGGGGCAGGACGGGGGACGGCCATGA
- a CDS encoding DUF2294 domain-containing protein: MNKYEAEFSNLVRAFRKRHMGKGPSHIRTTFCRNWAICELEGNLSPVEKFIAEHKEGKPMLRAARTEMVKSMYRKHHPVEMEQFLGAKFVDLYVDIDIEKDYGISIFVFDINLEEKFGRGGPANGSPGAGHA, from the coding sequence ATGAACAAATACGAAGCGGAATTCAGCAATCTGGTACGCGCGTTTCGAAAGCGCCACATGGGGAAAGGCCCGAGCCATATCCGCACGACGTTTTGCCGCAATTGGGCGATCTGCGAGCTCGAAGGCAATTTATCCCCGGTCGAGAAGTTCATCGCGGAGCATAAAGAAGGCAAACCGATGCTTCGCGCCGCGCGCACGGAGATGGTGAAATCGATGTACCGGAAGCATCATCCGGTCGAGATGGAACAATTTCTCGGCGCCAAGTTCGTCGATTTGTACGTCGACATCGACATCGAGAAGGATTACGGCATTTCGATTTTCGTGTTCGACATCAATTTGGAAGAGAAATTCGGCCGCGGCGGCCCGGCGAACGGGTCGCCCGGCGCCGGACACGCATGA
- a CDS encoding phytanoyl-CoA dioxygenase family protein — MIAAGTAFSLKQYEEEGYSGPIQGLTSEEAEDGYRRFFETIGQSRHACGPTSSPMSAWHHRHAWAYELATHPSIVTVMQDILGPDLILWAMHFWYKEPFNDKFIPWHQDIHYWPMDPPINATAWVSLGFSLAENGCLRVIPGTHGGETVHAPIGDDGSAFREGVRPEDVDETKAIDLEMAPGQIAFFNERIVHGSNRNGSPIPRVAFSVRYTTPEVKFKIDEWEGDKNRIRTFLVSGEDRRRYNDAIRGEPPRRQ, encoded by the coding sequence ATGATCGCGGCGGGGACGGCGTTTTCGTTGAAACAGTACGAGGAAGAAGGGTACAGCGGGCCGATTCAGGGGCTGACCTCGGAGGAGGCGGAGGATGGATACCGCCGGTTTTTCGAGACGATCGGGCAATCGAGGCATGCGTGCGGTCCGACGTCGTCGCCCATGTCGGCGTGGCATCACCGGCACGCATGGGCGTACGAGCTGGCGACGCACCCGTCGATCGTTACGGTCATGCAAGACATCCTCGGACCCGATCTGATTTTGTGGGCGATGCATTTTTGGTATAAGGAGCCGTTCAACGACAAGTTCATTCCTTGGCACCAGGACATTCATTATTGGCCGATGGATCCTCCGATCAATGCGACGGCGTGGGTAAGCCTCGGATTTTCGCTCGCGGAGAACGGCTGTCTGCGCGTCATCCCCGGCACGCACGGCGGGGAAACCGTCCATGCACCAATAGGCGACGACGGCAGCGCCTTCCGGGAAGGCGTCAGGCCCGAGGACGTCGACGAAACGAAGGCGATCGACTTGGAAATGGCGCCGGGGCAAATCGCGTTCTTCAACGAGCGCATCGTGCACGGGTCGAACCGGAACGGCTCGCCGATTCCCCGCGTAGCGTTCTCGGTTCGGTACACGACTCCCGAAGTGAAGTTCAAGATCGACGAATGGGAAGGCGACAAAAACCGCATCCGGACGTTCCTGGTCAGCGGGGAGGACCGCCGCCGCTACAATGACGCGATTCGCGGAGAACCGCCTCGCCGCCAATAA
- a CDS encoding AraC family transcriptional regulator translates to MVSVAGAHLWVDALEITCYSARRYRLDGGWAIPERKLKHAVLWHVIGGSFAFAVNGETRRAERGQLVCLPANARISSRAIADDIDILSVNFDVRLPYAASLPWLELVRFPHCQSALPFRARLAELAETADATSALAPMKRQALLTLLLAEWIELSLVAGAAAEGNAPYADARLARLAETIALQPRRLPTVRELGEWVGLSEAQLRKLFRKHTGMSPLQYVHSVKIHQSKQLLLRRADRVSEIAAQLGFEDANYFARLFKKATGVSPSEFRETAEDWMT, encoded by the coding sequence ATGGTTTCGGTTGCGGGCGCGCATTTGTGGGTGGACGCTTTGGAGATTACGTGCTATTCGGCAAGGCGGTATCGGCTCGACGGCGGCTGGGCGATTCCCGAGCGGAAGCTGAAGCATGCCGTTCTGTGGCATGTGATCGGGGGCAGCTTCGCGTTCGCCGTGAACGGCGAAACGCGCCGCGCCGAGCGGGGGCAGCTCGTCTGCCTGCCGGCGAACGCGCGGATTTCGAGTCGGGCGATCGCGGATGACATCGACATTCTCAGCGTCAATTTCGACGTCCGTCTGCCGTACGCCGCTTCCTTGCCTTGGCTCGAACTCGTTCGGTTTCCGCATTGCCAATCGGCGCTGCCGTTCCGCGCCCGGCTGGCGGAGCTCGCCGAGACGGCCGACGCAACGTCGGCTCTGGCGCCGATGAAGCGTCAGGCGCTGCTGACGCTGCTGCTCGCGGAATGGATCGAGCTGTCGCTCGTCGCGGGGGCGGCGGCCGAAGGGAATGCGCCGTACGCCGACGCCCGCCTCGCCCGGCTCGCGGAGACGATCGCCCTGCAGCCGCGGCGGCTGCCGACCGTCCGCGAGCTCGGCGAATGGGTCGGCCTGAGCGAAGCGCAGCTGCGTAAGCTGTTCCGAAAGCACACCGGCATGTCGCCGCTGCAGTACGTCCATTCCGTCAAAATTCACCAAAGCAAGCAGCTGCTCCTCCGGCGCGCCGACCGCGTTTCCGAAATCGCCGCGCAGCTCGGGTTCGAAGACGCTAATTATTTCGCGAGGCTGTTTAAAAAAGCGACCGGCGTCTCCCCCAGCGAGTTCCGGGAAACGGCGGAGGATTGGATGACGTAA
- a CDS encoding L-lactate MFS transporter: MAKTKNRWLIAASAVGIHISIGSVYAWSNFTNPLIEKFGWSASQVQFTFSLAILFLGLSAAFLGHFVEKYGPRASGLLSAAFFGVGVFGSGFAVNAGSLELLYLFYGVLGGIGLGVGYIAPVSTLVKWFPDKRGMATGLAIMGFGFAAAISSPIMEMLITSVGLANTFFVLGAAYFLVMGGSSLYMARPPEGWLPAGFKAKLESKAKRIAVDLSQLTANESIKTRRFYYLWVMLFINVTCGIAILSAAKPLAQESIGMSTAAAAALVGVLGLFNGIGRIGWASVSDYIGRPNTYTIFFALQIVLFALLPFTTAAVPFQIMLAIVYTCYGGGFASIPAYIGDLFGTKQLGAIHGYILTAWAAAGLAGPLFAAWMKDTTGSYANSLVFFSGLFVVALIVSLLIRIDIRRLREENERQAANANTRTIAS, encoded by the coding sequence ATGGCGAAGACAAAGAACCGTTGGCTGATTGCGGCATCCGCCGTCGGCATTCACATCTCGATCGGATCGGTGTATGCCTGGAGCAATTTTACGAACCCGCTCATCGAAAAATTCGGCTGGAGCGCGTCGCAGGTGCAGTTTACGTTCAGCTTGGCGATTTTGTTTCTCGGGTTGTCGGCGGCGTTTCTCGGCCACTTCGTCGAAAAGTACGGACCTCGGGCATCGGGGCTGCTTTCGGCTGCGTTTTTCGGCGTCGGCGTATTCGGCTCCGGCTTCGCGGTGAACGCCGGCTCGCTGGAGCTGCTGTATTTGTTTTACGGCGTACTCGGGGGGATCGGGCTCGGCGTCGGATATATCGCGCCCGTCTCGACGCTGGTCAAGTGGTTTCCGGATAAGCGGGGCATGGCGACGGGACTCGCGATTATGGGGTTCGGCTTCGCTGCCGCGATTTCGAGTCCGATCATGGAAATGCTCATTACGAGCGTCGGGCTCGCGAACACGTTCTTCGTGCTCGGCGCCGCTTACTTCCTCGTCATGGGCGGCTCTTCGCTGTATATGGCGCGCCCGCCGGAAGGCTGGCTGCCCGCCGGGTTCAAGGCGAAGCTCGAATCGAAAGCGAAGCGCATCGCCGTCGATTTGTCCCAACTGACCGCGAACGAATCGATCAAAACGAGAAGGTTTTACTATTTATGGGTAATGCTGTTCATCAACGTTACGTGCGGCATCGCGATTTTGTCGGCGGCGAAGCCGCTCGCTCAGGAGAGCATCGGGATGAGCACGGCCGCGGCGGCGGCGCTCGTCGGCGTGCTCGGACTGTTTAACGGGATCGGGCGCATCGGTTGGGCGAGCGTGTCCGATTATATCGGCCGCCCGAATACGTACACGATTTTCTTCGCCCTCCAAATCGTCTTGTTCGCGCTGCTGCCGTTCACGACGGCCGCCGTTCCCTTCCAGATCATGCTAGCTATCGTGTATACTTGTTATGGAGGCGGTTTCGCGTCCATTCCCGCGTACATCGGCGATTTGTTCGGAACGAAGCAGCTCGGCGCCATCCACGGTTACATCTTGACCGCATGGGCGGCGGCGGGGCTGGCAGGTCCGCTGTTCGCGGCGTGGATGAAGGATACGACGGGGTCGTACGCCAACAGTCTCGTCTTTTTCTCGGGATTGTTCGTCGTCGCCTTAATCGTGTCGCTGTTGATCCGCATCGACATTCGCCGGCTTCGGGAGGAGAACGAGCGCCAAGCGGCGAACGCGAACACGCGCACGATCGCCTCGTAA